From a single Geothermobacter hydrogeniphilus genomic region:
- a CDS encoding AAA family ATPase, whose translation MIRAEYLRFLQTLNSGTIPAEVRRIANIVLQNLDALIPLSTTRGQRVQKMVALAETAWDSIGTEIQPLPAQITEQAAPIVRLKSLAVGPFRGFARQEVFDLASQLVLIYGPNGTGKSSFCEALEYGLLGNVAEAESKRFRNLRNYLENAHQNTFEEPELIGINSEGQEMPIVANEALYRFCFVEKNRIDSFSRIAAQAPARQTELISTLFGLDAFNEFVRNFTPEIDGKYIDLEGAKAKQLHDKRQTLAGSKEQLKDNKEELEKLADEKRKLAHEYRETITFTQMVTEFNGDEEHPGAIKNLENDLQEQIGAKSNVTAQALQALEESIKTNLSDLTIQQGKLTEASQQISFKQLYEAVSQVQQGSPDHCPACKTPLSQVTVNPYTHAGEELEKLHHIAELQQTAKDLEGKIGQSLLELSQIVNICCARLTQNPLNNSQVAPPAKAGIDWWNSLHRPSQDGSTPWQHLQTQVQQLEENDKEIDQAAQQRATKQTELERLRGFAEKITVLQTRRKTADDAVKKAQQTITDFDTENAQLIAEAEAEKEIVARNQIIAGAYAAFVSRLNEYKNALPAQLVADLGETVVALYNAFNRNDSIKEQLASIHLPLEKNQRLKIAFIADPETFFDALHVLSEGHIRCIGLAILLAKNLKENCPLLIFDDPVNAIDDGHRETIRRSLFDDDFFTGKQIILTCHGEEFFKDIQNLLSAERVSESKPFTFLPRLDEQHIRVDFNCAPRNYIIAAQSHLDKNEIRYALSKSRNALESLTKGKLWSYVRRHGDGNLSLKFRSITSEIELRNLTEQLRSKIAKADFSDPDKSRILTPVETLLGLGGNGSSREWRYLNKGTHEEADRAEFDRHSVSEIVTALAQIDGALG comes from the coding sequence ATGATCCGGGCTGAATATCTACGATTTCTGCAAACACTCAACAGTGGCACTATTCCTGCCGAGGTGCGCAGAATTGCCAATATAGTGTTGCAGAATTTGGATGCCTTGATCCCGCTTTCCACAACAAGAGGCCAACGGGTTCAGAAAATGGTTGCCTTGGCCGAAACGGCCTGGGACAGCATCGGCACCGAGATTCAGCCCCTACCGGCTCAAATCACAGAGCAAGCCGCACCCATTGTCCGTTTGAAAAGTCTCGCAGTCGGCCCTTTTCGGGGTTTTGCCAGACAGGAAGTTTTCGATCTTGCCAGTCAACTGGTGCTGATTTACGGCCCCAACGGCACAGGTAAATCCAGCTTTTGCGAGGCCCTGGAATATGGCCTGCTGGGCAATGTCGCGGAGGCGGAAAGCAAACGCTTTCGCAATCTGCGGAATTATTTGGAAAATGCCCACCAAAACACCTTTGAAGAGCCTGAGCTCATCGGGATTAATTCTGAGGGGCAGGAGATGCCCATTGTTGCCAATGAAGCCCTCTATCGCTTCTGCTTTGTCGAAAAAAACCGTATTGACAGTTTCTCGCGCATCGCGGCCCAGGCCCCGGCCAGGCAAACCGAGCTGATTTCAACCCTGTTCGGTCTCGATGCCTTCAATGAATTTGTCCGCAACTTTACACCGGAAATTGACGGGAAGTATATCGACCTTGAAGGTGCTAAGGCCAAACAATTGCATGACAAGCGTCAGACATTGGCAGGCTCCAAAGAGCAGTTGAAGGACAACAAAGAAGAGCTGGAAAAACTGGCTGACGAAAAACGAAAACTGGCCCACGAATATCGCGAGACCATAACCTTTACCCAGATGGTGACAGAATTTAATGGTGACGAGGAACATCCCGGCGCCATTAAGAATCTTGAAAATGACTTGCAAGAGCAGATAGGAGCCAAAAGTAATGTAACCGCTCAAGCCTTACAGGCGCTTGAAGAGTCCATCAAAACAAACCTATCTGATCTCACTATCCAGCAAGGCAAACTGACGGAAGCCAGCCAGCAAATATCATTTAAACAATTATATGAGGCCGTAAGTCAGGTACAGCAGGGTAGCCCGGATCATTGCCCTGCCTGTAAAACACCACTTAGCCAGGTAACGGTCAACCCATATACCCACGCCGGTGAAGAACTGGAAAAACTTCACCACATAGCTGAGTTACAGCAAACGGCCAAAGATCTGGAGGGTAAAATCGGCCAATCATTGCTTGAGCTTTCGCAAATCGTAAACATATGCTGTGCTCGCTTAACGCAAAATCCACTTAACAACAGCCAGGTAGCACCTCCGGCAAAAGCCGGTATCGACTGGTGGAACTCGCTGCACCGACCCTCGCAAGATGGCTCTACACCTTGGCAACATCTGCAAACCCAGGTTCAGCAACTGGAAGAAAACGATAAGGAAATAGATCAGGCAGCGCAACAACGCGCCACAAAACAAACGGAGTTGGAACGGCTGCGCGGTTTCGCCGAGAAGATCACCGTTCTGCAAACTCGCAGAAAGACTGCCGACGACGCGGTCAAAAAAGCCCAACAAACTATCACTGATTTTGACACAGAAAATGCCCAGCTCATTGCAGAGGCAGAGGCTGAAAAAGAAATTGTCGCCAGAAACCAGATCATTGCAGGTGCCTACGCTGCCTTTGTTTCCAGGCTGAATGAGTACAAAAACGCATTGCCTGCCCAATTAGTTGCGGATCTGGGAGAAACGGTTGTTGCCCTCTACAATGCTTTCAACCGCAATGATTCTATTAAAGAACAACTGGCGTCAATCCACCTGCCTTTGGAGAAAAATCAGCGACTGAAAATAGCCTTCATTGCTGACCCGGAAACTTTTTTCGACGCCCTGCATGTATTGAGCGAGGGCCATATCAGGTGCATCGGCCTGGCAATATTACTTGCCAAAAATCTCAAGGAAAACTGCCCGCTATTGATCTTTGACGACCCGGTGAATGCGATTGACGATGGGCACCGTGAGACGATTCGCAGGTCGTTGTTTGACGATGATTTTTTCACAGGCAAGCAGATTATCCTCACCTGTCATGGCGAAGAATTTTTCAAGGACATTCAAAATCTGCTTTCCGCAGAACGAGTTTCAGAGTCAAAACCATTTACTTTCCTGCCGCGACTTGACGAACAGCATATTCGAGTCGATTTCAACTGTGCACCACGAAACTATATCATCGCTGCGCAATCCCATCTGGATAAGAATGAAATCAGATACGCTCTGTCTAAATCCAGAAATGCATTGGAATCACTCACCAAAGGTAAATTGTGGAGCTATGTGAGAAGGCATGGGGATGGAAATCTCAGCCTGAAATTCCGCTCAATAACCTCCGAGATTGAGTTGCGTAACCTGACAGAACAGCTCAGGTCTAAAATTGCTAAAGCTGATTTTAGTGATCCAGACAAAAGTCGTATTTTGACACCTGTTGAGACTCTTCTTGGCCTGGGTGGAAACGGCAGCTCACGGGAGTGGCGATACCTGAATAAAGGTACCCATGAAGAAGCAGACCGGGCCGAATTTGATCGGCACTCGGTGAGTGAAATTGTAACCGCACTTGCACAGATAGACGGTGCACTTGGGTAA
- a CDS encoding restriction endonuclease subunit S, which yields MNTNWIKTSLGELQRNGRASVQTGPFGTMLKAAEYSNFGVPVISVGEIQSGYLLISDRTPKVSDSTKKRLPQFVLKAGDIVFGRKGAINRNAIVGEDQAGWFLGSDGIRLRLSDDIDSVFVSYQFRSSAVGKWLLQNSSGSIMPSLNQKILDRLPIWLPNTGEQQKIAAVLSAFDAKIDCNNRINAELEAMAKTLYDYWFVQFDFPDQNGRPYKSSGGKMVYNPTLKREIPAGWEDSSILAVADLLGGGTPTKKKPEYWNGAIPFFTPTDADGSIYKFATADYITEEGLRKSSTKLFGKNTVFITARGSVGKLVLAGVDMAMNQSCYALQAKSGISHTYLFFLTRELIHHLEVKSSGSVFNSIVSNDIEFTKLAIPDTAVVERFAAVVESAFQRIANNTLENQHLTQLRDWLLPMLMNGQVTVE from the coding sequence ATGAATACTAACTGGATAAAGACATCCTTAGGGGAACTACAACGTAACGGTCGTGCCAGTGTTCAAACCGGTCCGTTTGGGACGATGTTAAAAGCGGCCGAATATTCAAATTTTGGAGTTCCCGTAATTTCTGTGGGCGAAATTCAAAGTGGTTACCTGCTGATTTCCGACCGCACCCCTAAAGTCTCAGATTCAACAAAAAAGCGGCTTCCACAATTTGTCTTAAAGGCTGGTGATATAGTCTTTGGGAGAAAGGGCGCTATTAATCGAAACGCTATAGTTGGGGAGGACCAAGCTGGCTGGTTTCTTGGGTCAGATGGTATTCGTCTGAGGCTTTCTGATGACATTGATAGCGTTTTTGTTAGCTATCAATTTAGATCTTCGGCAGTGGGCAAGTGGCTACTACAAAATAGCTCTGGCTCTATTATGCCTTCGTTAAATCAGAAGATATTAGATCGACTCCCCATCTGGCTTCCCAACACAGGGGAACAACAAAAAATCGCCGCCGTTCTCTCCGCGTTCGACGCCAAAATCGACTGCAACAACCGCATCAATGCCGAACTGGAGGCGATGGCCAAGACCCTGTACGACTACTGGTTCGTGCAGTTCGACTTCCCCGACCAAAATGGTAGACCCTACAAATCCTCCGGCGGCAAAATGGTTTACAACCCTACCCTGAAACGGGAGATTCCGGCGGGGTGGGAGGACTCGAGTATTCTTGCTGTAGCCGATCTGCTCGGAGGTGGGACCCCGACGAAAAAAAAGCCCGAATACTGGAATGGTGCTATTCCATTCTTTACCCCCACCGACGCTGACGGGTCCATCTACAAGTTTGCGACTGCGGACTACATTACCGAAGAAGGGTTAAGGAAGAGTAGCACCAAGCTATTTGGGAAGAATACTGTCTTTATCACGGCGCGTGGTTCTGTTGGTAAACTCGTGTTGGCCGGTGTCGACATGGCCATGAACCAATCCTGTTATGCACTGCAAGCCAAGTCAGGTATCAGTCACACATACCTATTTTTTCTTACTAGGGAACTGATTCATCATCTTGAAGTCAAGTCTTCCGGGTCGGTTTTCAACTCCATCGTTTCCAATGACATCGAATTTACCAAGCTCGCCATTCCAGATACTGCCGTTGTCGAGAGATTTGCAGCAGTAGTTGAGTCGGCCTTCCAGCGAATAGCCAATAATACCTTGGAAAACCAGCATCTCACCCAACTCCGTGACTGGCTCCTGCCCATGCTGATGAACGGCCAGGTCACAGTGGAATGA
- a CDS encoding HsdM family class I SAM-dependent methyltransferase, producing MVTQEFEKRTRKLIDSLKGICAAYGLGNDGNEFKIITQVFLYKFLNDKFAFEAKRIDPKLAAAENWAQAIGALSSDELEMLQLQLGPDTARLKPEHFISHLFSRQNAPDFAKLFDDTLRDIAITNNDIFAVKTDGGAKVTLFDRVSEYITDESKRDDFCRAIINKVAEFSFERIFTQKYDFYAAIFEYLIKDYNKDSGGKYAEYYTPHAVAKIMAAILVPEEVRGKVANVSCYDPSAGSGTLLMNLAHAIGEQRCSIFSQDISQKSSSLLRLNLILNNLVHSIPNIIQGNTILHPYHRDGKALKKFDYIVSNPPFKMDFSDFRNQLDSREHQARFFAGVPKVPKKAVDKMAIYQLFLQHIIYSLKPGGKAAVVVPTGFITAQSGIDKKIRSKLVDEKMLAGVVSMPSNIFATTGTNVSILFIDRANTEDVVLIDASNLGTKVKEDKNQKTVLSVEEEDRIIATFNSKEAVEDFSVVVGYDEIAAKNYSLSAGQYFEVKIEYVDLTPEEFAAKMQVFTDNLERLFEESTGLEKEIRKQLAGLRYEY from the coding sequence GTGGTAACCCAGGAATTCGAAAAAAGAACCCGAAAACTGATCGACAGCCTCAAGGGGATTTGCGCTGCCTACGGTCTCGGCAACGACGGTAACGAGTTCAAGATCATCACCCAGGTCTTTCTCTACAAGTTTCTCAACGACAAGTTCGCCTTTGAAGCGAAACGCATCGATCCCAAACTGGCTGCAGCCGAAAACTGGGCGCAGGCCATAGGTGCCCTGAGCAGCGACGAGCTGGAGATGCTGCAACTGCAGTTGGGGCCGGACACCGCCCGCCTGAAACCGGAACATTTCATTTCACATCTCTTCAGCCGCCAGAACGCGCCCGATTTCGCCAAGCTGTTCGACGACACCCTGCGCGATATCGCCATCACCAACAACGACATCTTCGCGGTCAAGACCGACGGTGGCGCCAAGGTCACCCTGTTTGACCGGGTGAGCGAATATATCACTGACGAATCGAAGCGCGACGACTTCTGCCGCGCCATTATCAACAAGGTGGCGGAGTTCAGTTTCGAGCGCATCTTTACCCAGAAATACGACTTCTATGCCGCTATTTTCGAGTACCTGATCAAGGACTACAACAAGGACAGCGGCGGCAAATATGCCGAGTATTACACCCCGCACGCCGTGGCCAAGATCATGGCCGCCATTCTGGTGCCGGAGGAAGTGCGCGGCAAGGTGGCCAATGTCAGCTGCTACGACCCCTCGGCCGGGTCCGGCACCCTGCTGATGAACCTGGCCCACGCCATCGGCGAGCAGCGCTGCAGCATCTTCTCACAGGACATCTCGCAGAAGTCGTCGAGCCTGTTGCGCCTCAACCTGATCCTCAACAATCTGGTTCACTCCATCCCCAACATCATTCAGGGCAACACCATCCTGCATCCCTATCACCGGGACGGCAAGGCGCTGAAAAAGTTCGACTACATTGTCAGTAATCCGCCCTTCAAGATGGATTTCAGCGATTTCCGCAACCAGTTGGACAGCAGAGAGCATCAGGCCCGTTTTTTTGCCGGAGTGCCGAAGGTGCCCAAAAAGGCCGTCGACAAGATGGCCATCTACCAGCTCTTTCTGCAGCACATCATCTATTCGCTCAAACCGGGCGGCAAGGCGGCAGTGGTGGTGCCGACCGGCTTCATTACTGCCCAGTCGGGTATCGATAAGAAGATCCGCTCAAAACTGGTGGACGAGAAAATGCTCGCCGGGGTGGTCTCCATGCCGAGCAACATCTTCGCCACCACCGGCACCAATGTCTCCATCCTCTTTATCGATCGCGCCAATACTGAAGATGTGGTGCTGATCGATGCCTCGAACCTCGGCACCAAGGTCAAGGAAGACAAAAACCAGAAAACCGTTTTGAGTGTCGAGGAAGAAGACCGGATCATCGCCACCTTCAACAGCAAAGAGGCGGTGGAGGATTTTTCGGTGGTGGTGGGCTACGATGAGATTGCCGCCAAAAATTATTCGCTCAGTGCCGGGCAGTATTTTGAGGTGAAGATCGAGTATGTCGATCTGACGCCGGAGGAGTTTGCGGCGAAGATGCAGGTCTTTACCGATAATCTGGAGAGGCTGTTCGAGGAGTCGACGGGGCTGGAGAAGGAGATTCGGAAACAGTTGGCGGGGTTGCGGTATGAATACTAA
- a CDS encoding type I restriction endonuclease subunit R: MIFSEDSRVKIPCILHLVRLGYQYLSLKKALWDEDTNIFPDVFRKAVARINPDLDADDIERLLTDVKLSLENEDLGRAFYEKLTERSGTRLIDFADFSNNSFHVVTELPCKNGDDEFRPDITLLINGMPLVFIEVKKPNNREGILAERNRIITRCRNPRFRRFINITQLMIFSNNMEYDDSSPQPIEGAFYASPSYDAPIFNYFREEEEQSLANLLADENDAIEDEILRDNNLTVIKHSPEFLSNKSPDTPTNRICTSLFSRDRLSFLLQYALAYVDEADGLQKHVMRYPQLFATRAIEKTLDAGIRKGIIWHTQGSGKTALAYYNVRFLTDYFQKRGIIPKFYFIVDRIDLLIQAQREFSSRGLTVHTIDTRADFARDIKATQALHNHSGKPEITVVNIQKFKDDPDVMRTEDYDVSIQRVYFLDEVHRSYNPRGSFLANLSQSDPNAIKIGLTGTPLLGDDYNSRVLFGDYIHKYYYNASIADGYTLRLIREEIATNYKLSLQEALAAVELQQGDIDRKLIYAHPRFVEPMLDYIIDDFEKSRGALNDATIGGMVICDSAEQARQMFEIFQARLAAEIGALKPRKADNAFAELPLAAESESPYAARRKQTNKINSGALILHDVGNKEERKDWVEDFKTGKIDLLFVYNMLLTGFDASRLKKLYLGRVIRKHNLLQALTRVNRPYGDFRYGYVVDFADISKEFEETNQRYLKELNEELGDEMEHYSHLFKSAEEIQGEIEQIKDVLFRFDTENAEEFSRQISQIQDRATVLALKKALGDARSLYNLIRLQGEYEFLQQLDFQKLNQLYRETCNHLDLLNLKENIENSADTSNLLNVALEEVLFMFTKVGEEELVLADKLKNTLRRTREALADNFDQQDPRFITLKEELERLFKKKKLNEVTQDEMNANIGALNQIYDKVKELNRQNNQLRARYQGDAKYTRIHKRLLERGTLSEPERRIFEVLSGIKQQADDQVLQNTQLLANESYFERMMMPLVISEFKNGQKITLNPDASHFINRLVVAEYMNEFASGNRAGVRTW, encoded by the coding sequence ATGATATTCAGTGAAGACTCACGCGTAAAAATTCCCTGCATTCTGCATCTGGTCCGCCTTGGCTACCAGTACCTTTCCCTCAAGAAGGCGCTCTGGGATGAAGATACCAATATCTTCCCGGACGTATTCCGAAAGGCTGTCGCCCGAATCAACCCCGACCTTGACGCCGACGACATTGAGCGATTGCTGACTGACGTCAAGCTCTCGCTGGAAAACGAAGACCTAGGCAGGGCCTTCTACGAAAAGCTCACCGAACGGTCAGGAACCCGGCTGATCGACTTTGCCGATTTCTCAAACAACAGCTTCCATGTCGTCACCGAGCTACCCTGCAAGAATGGCGATGACGAGTTTCGACCCGATATCACCCTGCTCATCAACGGTATGCCGTTGGTCTTCATCGAGGTCAAGAAGCCCAACAACCGTGAAGGCATTCTGGCCGAGCGCAACCGCATCATCACCCGCTGTCGCAATCCCCGTTTCCGTCGCTTTATCAATATCACCCAGCTGATGATCTTCTCCAACAATATGGAGTACGACGACAGCTCGCCGCAGCCCATCGAGGGGGCCTTTTATGCCAGCCCCTCCTATGACGCGCCGATCTTCAATTACTTCCGTGAAGAGGAAGAGCAAAGCCTCGCCAACCTGCTGGCCGACGAGAACGACGCGATCGAAGACGAGATCCTGCGCGACAACAACCTGACCGTCATCAAGCACAGCCCGGAGTTTCTCAGCAACAAGTCGCCGGACACGCCGACCAACCGCATCTGTACCTCCCTGTTCAGCCGGGATCGCCTGTCGTTCCTGCTGCAATACGCCCTGGCCTATGTGGATGAAGCCGACGGTCTGCAGAAACATGTCATGCGTTATCCCCAACTCTTCGCCACCAGGGCGATTGAAAAAACGTTGGATGCAGGCATCCGCAAGGGGATCATCTGGCACACCCAGGGCAGTGGCAAGACCGCGCTGGCCTACTACAATGTCCGCTTCCTGACCGACTATTTTCAGAAGCGGGGCATCATCCCCAAGTTCTACTTCATCGTCGACCGGATCGACCTGCTCATTCAGGCCCAGCGGGAGTTTTCCAGCCGGGGGTTGACGGTCCACACCATCGACACCCGCGCGGACTTCGCCCGCGACATCAAGGCAACCCAGGCCCTGCACAACCACTCCGGCAAGCCGGAGATCACCGTAGTCAATATTCAGAAGTTCAAGGACGACCCGGATGTGATGCGCACCGAGGATTACGATGTCAGCATTCAGCGGGTCTATTTTCTCGATGAGGTCCACCGGAGCTACAACCCCAGGGGCAGCTTTCTCGCCAATCTCAGCCAGTCCGATCCGAACGCCATCAAGATCGGTCTGACCGGCACCCCGCTGTTGGGGGATGACTACAACTCCCGCGTCCTGTTCGGCGATTACATCCACAAGTATTACTACAACGCCTCCATCGCCGACGGGTATACCCTGCGCCTGATCCGCGAAGAGATCGCCACCAACTACAAGCTCTCTCTGCAGGAAGCGCTGGCGGCGGTGGAGCTGCAACAGGGCGACATCGACCGCAAGCTCATCTATGCGCATCCGCGTTTTGTCGAGCCGATGCTCGACTACATTATCGATGATTTTGAAAAAAGCCGGGGGGCACTGAACGACGCCACTATCGGCGGTATGGTTATCTGCGACAGTGCCGAGCAGGCCCGGCAGATGTTTGAAATTTTCCAGGCTCGCCTCGCTGCGGAAATTGGCGCATTGAAGCCCCGCAAGGCTGATAACGCATTCGCTGAGCTGCCGCTGGCCGCGGAGTCCGAATCCCCCTATGCAGCCCGACGAAAACAGACAAACAAAATCAACAGCGGCGCCCTGATCCTGCACGATGTCGGCAATAAAGAAGAGCGCAAAGACTGGGTGGAGGATTTCAAGACCGGCAAGATCGACCTGCTGTTCGTCTACAACATGCTGCTCACCGGTTTTGATGCCAGCAGGCTGAAAAAGCTCTATCTGGGTCGGGTGATCCGCAAACACAACCTGCTCCAGGCTCTGACCCGGGTCAACCGCCCCTACGGAGATTTCCGTTACGGCTATGTGGTTGACTTTGCCGACATCAGCAAAGAATTTGAAGAAACGAACCAGCGTTATCTGAAAGAGCTCAATGAAGAACTGGGCGACGAGATGGAGCACTACTCCCACCTGTTCAAGTCCGCCGAGGAGATCCAGGGCGAAATCGAGCAGATCAAGGATGTGCTGTTCCGCTTCGACACCGAAAATGCCGAAGAATTCTCCCGGCAGATCAGCCAGATCCAGGACCGCGCCACGGTACTGGCACTGAAAAAGGCTCTGGGTGATGCCCGCAGTCTCTATAACCTGATCCGCCTGCAGGGTGAATATGAGTTTCTGCAGCAGCTTGATTTTCAGAAGCTCAACCAGCTCTACCGTGAAACCTGCAATCACCTCGACCTGCTGAACCTCAAGGAAAACATCGAAAACAGCGCCGATACCAGCAACCTGCTCAATGTCGCCCTCGAAGAGGTGCTGTTCATGTTCACCAAGGTGGGAGAAGAAGAGCTGGTGCTGGCGGACAAGCTGAAGAATACTCTGCGCCGGACCCGCGAAGCCCTGGCCGACAACTTCGACCAGCAGGACCCCAGGTTCATCACCCTGAAGGAAGAACTGGAGCGGCTGTTCAAGAAGAAAAAGCTCAACGAAGTCACCCAGGATGAGATGAACGCCAACATCGGCGCGCTCAACCAGATCTACGACAAGGTCAAGGAGTTGAACCGGCAGAACAACCAGCTGCGCGCCAGGTACCAGGGTGACGCCAAGTACACCCGCATTCACAAACGCCTGCTGGAGCGCGGCACCCTTTCAGAACCGGAACGTCGCATCTTCGAGGTACTCTCCGGCATCAAACAACAGGCCGATGACCAGGTGCTGCAGAACACCCAGCTGCTCGCCAATGAAAGCTACTTCGAGCGCATGATGATGCCGCTGGTTATCAGTGAATTCAAAAACGGGCAGAAGATCACCCTCAACCCCGACGCCTCTCACTTTATCAACCGGTTGGTGGTCGCCGAATATATGAATGAGTTTGCCTCAGGCAACAGAGCAGGAGTACGCACGTGGTAA
- a CDS encoding restriction endonuclease produces the protein MTIPDYQALMLPLLVLASDGKVHAIRDAREQIAANLELTNEEREELLPSGRQPVFDNRIAWAKTYLLQAGLLNAPRRAHFQITDRGRQVLAENPTGIDTKLLDRFPEFVKFRTAGKKADEDKSRVVGEDSESATPEEMLESAHQQIRSDLAADLLNRIKAAPPSFFERLVVELLVKMGYGGSRKEAGKALGRSGDEGIDGIINEDRLGLDIIYLQAKRWEGTVGRPEIQKFVGALHGKRARKGVFITTGSYSSEARDYVRNIDPKVVLIDGVELAELMIDFGLGVTTTAIYEIKRVDSDYFGDE, from the coding sequence ATGACCATTCCGGATTACCAGGCCTTGATGTTACCTTTGCTCGTTCTCGCTTCCGACGGGAAGGTACACGCCATCCGTGATGCACGAGAACAAATCGCTGCGAATCTGGAACTGACCAACGAAGAACGTGAAGAACTGCTCCCCAGCGGACGTCAACCGGTATTCGACAATCGCATTGCCTGGGCCAAGACTTACCTGCTGCAGGCGGGCTTACTGAATGCCCCGCGCCGCGCCCACTTCCAGATTACCGACCGCGGTCGACAGGTTCTTGCGGAGAATCCCACCGGCATCGACACCAAACTGCTTGATCGTTTCCCCGAGTTCGTAAAATTCCGTACAGCTGGAAAGAAGGCTGACGAAGACAAGTCAAGGGTTGTTGGAGAGGACTCCGAGAGCGCAACCCCTGAGGAGATGCTGGAATCAGCCCACCAACAGATTCGCAGCGATCTGGCCGCCGACCTGCTGAACCGGATCAAGGCAGCACCACCCTCGTTCTTTGAGCGACTGGTGGTCGAACTGCTGGTCAAAATGGGTTATGGAGGTTCCCGCAAGGAGGCCGGCAAGGCCCTTGGCAGAAGTGGCGATGAAGGGATTGACGGCATCATCAACGAAGACCGACTCGGGCTCGACATCATCTACCTCCAGGCCAAACGCTGGGAGGGGACCGTGGGGCGTCCTGAAATCCAGAAGTTTGTCGGAGCCCTGCACGGCAAGCGCGCCCGCAAGGGGGTTTTTATCACCACCGGAAGTTACTCCAGTGAGGCCCGGGACTATGTCAGGAATATCGACCCCAAGGTCGTGCTGATCGATGGGGTGGAACTGGCCGAGCTGATGATTGACTTTGGGCTCGGCGTGACAACAACTGCGATTTACGAGATCAAGCGGGTCGATTCGGATTATTTTGGGGATGAGTAG
- a CDS encoding elongation factor P has protein sequence MYTTADFKKGLVIQLEDAPCVLMDVSQHSPTARGANTLVKTRYRNLLTGQVLEKTFKSGDKVDEADFEKRKGQFLYAGAAEEGTFMDLESYEQYELGPDLFAPVKGYLLEGAEVVLGVFREQVVSVEPPMTVELTITETPPSLKNATATAQTKEATLETGLILQVPPYLEAGDKIKVDTRECRFVSRA, from the coding sequence ATGTACACGACAGCTGATTTTAAAAAGGGACTGGTGATCCAGCTCGAAGACGCCCCCTGCGTTCTGATGGATGTCAGTCAGCACAGCCCGACCGCGCGCGGCGCCAACACCCTGGTCAAAACCAGGTATCGCAACCTGCTGACCGGCCAGGTGCTGGAGAAAACCTTCAAGTCGGGCGACAAGGTCGACGAGGCCGATTTCGAGAAGCGCAAAGGGCAGTTTCTCTATGCCGGCGCGGCTGAAGAAGGCACCTTCATGGACCTGGAGTCGTATGAGCAGTATGAACTCGGCCCCGACCTTTTCGCTCCGGTCAAGGGCTACCTGCTGGAAGGTGCGGAGGTTGTCCTCGGGGTGTTCCGGGAACAGGTGGTGTCGGTCGAACCGCCGATGACCGTTGAACTGACCATCACCGAGACGCCGCCGTCGCTGAAGAATGCCACCGCCACCGCCCAGACCAAGGAAGCAACCCTGGAAACCGGGCTGATCCTGCAGGTGCCGCCCTACCTGGAAGCGGGGGACAAGATCAAGGTCGATACCCGCGAGTGCCGGTTCGTCTCGCGGGCGTAA
- the efp gene encoding elongation factor P, which produces MYTCSDLKKGLKILIDGEPHVIAQFDFTKPGKGQALYKCKLRNMLTGALFDRTYRSGESFEPANLVERDMQYLYQDDNGYVFMDQKTYDQTTIAEEVLGDDRYFLIDNMEVKVLMFGERGIGVTLPNFVNLRVTQSDPWVKGDTAAGNNKPATVESGYTLQVPSFVEEGTLIQIDTRTGEYVTRVKE; this is translated from the coding sequence ATGTACACCTGTTCCGATCTGAAAAAAGGACTGAAGATCCTCATCGACGGCGAGCCGCATGTCATCGCCCAGTTCGACTTCACCAAGCCCGGCAAGGGGCAGGCCCTCTACAAATGCAAGTTGCGCAACATGCTGACCGGCGCCCTCTTCGACCGCACCTACCGCTCCGGAGAGAGTTTCGAACCGGCCAACCTGGTCGAGCGCGACATGCAGTACCTCTACCAGGATGACAACGGCTATGTCTTCATGGACCAGAAAACCTACGACCAGACCACCATCGCCGAGGAGGTTCTCGGCGACGATCGCTATTTCCTGATCGACAACATGGAAGTCAAGGTGCTGATGTTCGGTGAACGCGGCATCGGCGTCACCCTGCCGAACTTCGTCAACCTGCGGGTTACCCAATCCGACCCCTGGGTCAAGGGGGACACCGCCGCCGGCAACAACAAGCCGGCCACGGTCGAATCCGGCTACACCCTGCAGGTCCCCTCCTTTGTCGAGGAAGGCACCCTGATCCAGATCGACACCCGCACCGGCGAATACGTCACCCGGGTCAAGGAGTGA